In one Cloacibacillus porcorum genomic region, the following are encoded:
- a CDS encoding GntR family transcriptional regulator, which produces MKSKNLYMLTYRYLITKIYFGFYPKGRPLPSIHRLSRLLGVSTVTVIGALKMLEREEYISGPELGRTVIYNPEARSGLPAGILAKEEVLRDIYQGFALILPPIFYDGFRRCDEKDLVRLEEILEKDAFFYDEAVMAFLSFLINKLGNPLMLDLYHDISLYSYPTHIARCAANIGLWTENYKRLQAVLKEMAALARREDFAALRSLLERTYFDYDPEYAAHPLSGSFKSPYRWGKPRLCNLAAAEIISSVDNGRYPVGTFLPSAASLSANLGYTLITTRRALSLLNGFGVTKSLNGRGSLVLGADEGRLRVKWREPSVRKNILLYLQAIQMLVLTGRSVAESVFPHVKAGSLEAAKRDIQEAAASGCCTAAVAVCLRLIIEGSPYSSIREVYGHLRELAVWGYPLSYIPPYPRLGDFVEMLLRGMEESDGKSFAEGFEGLCRTIFHSSREKMISVGIAEAKKLKLL; this is translated from the coding sequence TTGAAATCAAAAAATTTATATATGCTGACCTACAGATATCTCATTACAAAAATCTATTTCGGTTTTTACCCAAAGGGACGCCCGCTGCCCTCTATCCACCGCCTGTCGCGGCTGCTGGGGGTCTCGACGGTGACGGTTATAGGCGCGCTGAAAATGCTTGAGCGGGAAGAATATATCTCCGGGCCGGAGCTGGGGCGCACGGTTATCTATAACCCAGAGGCCAGAAGCGGCCTGCCCGCCGGCATCCTCGCCAAAGAGGAGGTGCTGCGCGATATCTATCAGGGATTCGCGCTTATCCTGCCCCCCATATTTTACGACGGCTTTCGCCGCTGCGATGAAAAAGATCTTGTACGGCTTGAGGAGATACTTGAAAAGGATGCCTTCTTTTACGACGAGGCGGTCATGGCATTTCTTTCGTTCCTGATAAATAAACTCGGCAATCCGCTGATGCTTGACCTGTATCACGACATCAGCCTCTACTCTTACCCCACGCATATCGCGCGCTGCGCGGCGAATATCGGACTCTGGACGGAGAATTACAAAAGGCTGCAGGCGGTGCTCAAAGAAATGGCCGCGCTTGCTCGGCGGGAAGATTTTGCCGCTCTCCGTTCTTTGCTTGAACGGACCTACTTTGACTACGATCCGGAATATGCCGCCCATCCCTTGTCGGGTTCTTTTAAAAGCCCCTACCGGTGGGGTAAGCCGCGGCTCTGTAATCTGGCGGCGGCGGAGATCATCAGCTCCGTCGACAACGGCAGATATCCGGTCGGGACATTTCTCCCCTCAGCCGCTTCGCTCTCGGCAAATCTGGGATACACGCTGATCACGACGCGGCGGGCGCTTTCTCTGCTCAACGGCTTCGGGGTGACGAAATCATTAAACGGCAGGGGGTCGCTGGTTCTTGGCGCGGACGAGGGAAGACTCCGTGTAAAATGGCGCGAGCCGTCCGTAAGGAAAAATATCCTCTTATACCTGCAGGCCATCCAGATGCTGGTATTGACCGGCCGGTCTGTCGCCGAATCGGTATTCCCCCACGTAAAAGCCGGTTCCTTAGAAGCCGCGAAGAGGGATATTCAAGAGGCGGCCGCCTCAGGCTGCTGTACGGCGGCCGTCGCGGTATGCCTGCGTCTGATCATCGAGGGCTCACCCTATTCTTCCATAAGAGAGGTCTATGGACATCTGCGGGAGCTCGCCGTCTGGGGTTATCCGCTCTCATATATACCACCGTATCCCAGGCTTGGAGATTTTGTTGAGATGCTCCTCCGTGGAATGGAGGAAAGCGACGGCAAATCTTTCGCCGAGGGGTTTGAGGGACTCTGCCGCACGATATTCCACTCCTCACGGGAGAAGATGATCTCCGTGGGGATAGCCGAGGCGAAGAAGCTGAAACTGCTTTAA
- a CDS encoding hybrid sensor histidine kinase/response regulator — MTYKDDSTGLNGRQDRSGTFDEYSALMGALHVGVSKHKLDEHFTAIWANDFFFEIIKYTREEYVALFHNHVDEYFASAPAALQKITQSVLGALAENRPGYECICQMPQKGGSMAWIRFVGIFTDEIADGFPVVYTVFTDVTDIIQTQKEQSVTYDNLPGFVAKIRVEDEGFTLIEANARFRDFFSGGKDFLSYGLANIDCEQNRAAYAENIDAMKKGLPVHFTLQAKDSGGGDAWLQVNAECVRWDGGWPVYLVIYIDITDITEQRALRRQLEERSEMLRGALAEAERANRAKSDFLSRMSHDIRSPMNAVIGMTAIAASHIDNRERVMDCLEKITVSSKLLLQLINEVLDMAKIESGRLELAEDEVSLDELLQGIVTIMQPSIAEKRHNFDIHVYELEHERVVCDQPHIQQVFLNILSNAVKYTPEGGNIIFEVRENPSDIKGYGQFEFTFEDSGLGMKPEFLKKIFTPFERADDVAAYGIQGTGLGLAISKNIVGMMNGEISVSSIHGKGTKFTVKLPLKTADLKEEPASPLLSPLPSLPVLVVDDDRIVCETVSARLAEIGMESRCVLSGKEALQEAVSAHRAGADFFMIIIDLMMPGMDGIETAREIRAAVGPEVPIILLSGYGWAEYEAKALAAGINGFIMKPLFKSSLIGAIRRYALKEAVPETLSAAPHIAASYEGKRALLVEDNAINREIAQEILGQTGIIVESAEHGLEALEKFAASDEGYYDVVFMDLQMPVMGGLEAARRIRGLERSDSPSVPIIAMTANAFEDDVKASKEAGMNAHLSKPLDFKLLERAMAEYLGG, encoded by the coding sequence ATGACTTATAAAGACGACAGCACGGGACTAAACGGCCGGCAGGACCGGAGCGGCACCTTTGACGAATACAGCGCTCTGATGGGAGCGCTGCATGTGGGTGTCAGCAAACATAAGCTTGACGAGCACTTCACGGCGATCTGGGCGAATGATTTCTTCTTTGAGATAATAAAATACACGAGAGAGGAATATGTGGCGTTGTTTCATAACCATGTGGATGAATACTTCGCATCTGCTCCCGCCGCGCTGCAGAAGATCACGCAGAGTGTGCTCGGCGCGCTTGCGGAGAACCGCCCAGGTTATGAGTGCATCTGCCAGATGCCGCAAAAGGGAGGTTCCATGGCATGGATACGTTTCGTCGGGATCTTCACCGACGAGATAGCTGACGGCTTTCCTGTGGTATACACCGTCTTTACCGATGTAACGGATATCATCCAGACACAGAAGGAGCAGTCCGTCACCTACGACAACCTTCCCGGTTTTGTCGCTAAGATTCGTGTTGAAGATGAGGGTTTCACTCTGATTGAAGCCAACGCCCGTTTTCGGGATTTTTTTAGCGGCGGGAAAGACTTTCTCAGCTACGGCCTCGCTAATATTGACTGTGAACAGAACCGCGCCGCCTATGCGGAAAACATTGACGCAATGAAAAAGGGCCTCCCCGTCCACTTCACGCTGCAGGCGAAGGACAGCGGCGGCGGCGACGCCTGGCTGCAGGTCAACGCCGAATGCGTCCGCTGGGACGGCGGCTGGCCGGTCTATCTCGTCATATATATCGATATAACCGACATCACGGAGCAGCGGGCGCTCCGCAGGCAGCTTGAGGAACGGTCCGAGATGCTGCGCGGCGCGCTTGCGGAGGCGGAAAGGGCCAACCGGGCCAAATCAGATTTCCTCTCGCGTATGAGCCATGACATCAGATCGCCGATGAACGCGGTAATTGGCATGACGGCGATCGCCGCCTCGCACATCGACAACCGCGAGCGTGTCATGGACTGTCTGGAAAAGATCACCGTATCGTCGAAGCTGCTGCTCCAGCTGATCAACGAGGTGCTCGACATGGCGAAGATTGAGAGCGGCCGGCTGGAACTGGCGGAGGACGAGGTCAGCTTGGATGAGCTGCTGCAGGGCATCGTAACCATCATGCAGCCTTCGATCGCCGAAAAGAGGCACAACTTCGACATACATGTCTATGAGCTTGAGCATGAGAGGGTCGTATGCGACCAGCCCCACATCCAGCAGGTCTTTTTGAATATTCTTTCCAACGCCGTGAAGTATACGCCTGAGGGCGGAAACATCATCTTCGAGGTGCGGGAAAATCCTTCGGATATAAAAGGATACGGACAGTTTGAGTTTACCTTTGAGGACAGCGGCCTTGGCATGAAGCCTGAGTTCCTCAAGAAGATATTTACCCCTTTCGAGCGCGCCGACGACGTAGCCGCCTATGGCATACAGGGTACGGGGCTCGGCTTGGCGATCAGTAAAAATATCGTCGGCATGATGAACGGAGAGATCAGCGTCAGCAGCATCCACGGCAAAGGCACGAAATTTACCGTGAAGCTGCCGTTAAAGACCGCTGACCTGAAAGAAGAGCCGGCCTCACCGCTGTTGTCGCCATTGCCGTCGCTGCCGGTACTGGTAGTCGACGACGACCGTATCGTCTGTGAGACCGTCTCGGCGCGTCTCGCGGAGATCGGAATGGAAAGCCGCTGTGTTCTTTCGGGAAAAGAGGCGCTCCAGGAGGCCGTTTCCGCGCACCGGGCGGGAGCGGATTTCTTCATGATCATCATAGACCTTATGATGCCGGGGATGGACGGCATCGAAACCGCGAGGGAGATCCGCGCGGCAGTCGGTCCGGAGGTGCCAATCATCCTCCTCTCCGGCTATGGCTGGGCGGAATATGAGGCGAAGGCCCTTGCCGCGGGCATCAACGGCTTTATTATGAAGCCGCTCTTCAAATCCAGCCTTATCGGCGCGATACGGCGGTACGCGCTGAAGGAGGCGGTCCCGGAGACTCTTTCGGCAGCACCGCATATTGCCGCCTCTTATGAGGGCAAACGGGCGCTTCTTGTGGAGGACAACGCGATAAACCGTGAGATTGCGCAGGAGATACTGGGACAGACGGGCATTATTGTCGAAAGCGCGGAACATGGGCTGGAAGCGCTTGAAAAATTTGCCGCCTCCGACGAGGGGTACTATGACGTGGTATTTATGGACCTGCAGATGCCGGTCATGGGCGGTTTGGAGGCGGCGCGCAGAATCCGTGGCCTGGAACGATCCGATTCCCCGTCTGTTCCTATCATCGCAATGACCGCGAATGCCTTCGAAGATGACGTAAAGGCCTCAAAAGAGGCGGGGATGAACGCTCACCTCTCAAAACCGCTCGACTTCAAGCTGCTTGAGCGGGCGATGGCAGAATATCTCGGCGGCTGA